The Brachyhypopomus gauderio isolate BG-103 chromosome 1, BGAUD_0.2, whole genome shotgun sequence genome includes a window with the following:
- the LOC143526805 gene encoding kelch-like protein 10, with product MNEQAEVSHEMSAMSCTAFNDLRLEGKLCDVILKFNDVEISAHKNVLCVCSDYFRTLFTGGWSPPEKRVYNIPGVSPQMMQLIVDYAYTHSVPINEDNMEELLAAADQFLVSGLVRSCCQFLEAQMGVENCIGICKLADTYWCPDLLQKARLFVLHHFEEVARVSEEFLEVPLTQLCDIIEKDDLNVKQEEVVFEAVLRWVAHAPQEREEYIAVLLSKVRMALMTAEYFMNNVKGNALVKDSEDCKPIIINALKAMYDLNMNGASNSDFRNPLSRPRLPYTILLAIGGWSGGGPTNSIEAYDARAECWSNVTLEEESPRAYHGAAYLNGFVYIVGGFDSVDYFSSVRKLDPVARTWHEVGSMHVPRCYVSVAVLNDCIYAMGGFDGHIRLNTAECYEPATKQWSMIRPMHERRSDASATTLHGKVYICGGFNGHECLLTAEVYNPEMNQWSLIAPMRSRRSGVGVITYGQQVYAVGGFDGANRLRSVEAYNPMTNTWRVMPAMINTRSNFGIEVVEDLLFVVGGYNGFTTTFNVECYDEKTQEWNEVHDMGVFRSALSCCVVSGLPNVVQYAAPRDLPEDVPQSLMSSTSDTTLST from the exons ATGAATGAGCAAGCAGAGGTGTCTCACGAAATGAGTGCTATGTCCTGCACTGCCTTCAACGATCTTCGTTTGGAGGGAAAGCTCTGTGACGTGATCCTCAAATTCAACGATGTAGAGATCAGTGCTCACAAGAACGTCCTTTGTGTCTGTAGTGACTATTTCAG GACACTGTTCACCGGTGGCTGGAGCCCTCCAGAGAAGCGCGTCTACAACATCCCTGGTGTCTCCCCACAAATGATGCAGCTGATTGTTGATTATgcctacacacactcagtgcCCATAAATGAAGACAACATGGAGGAGCTGTTAGCAGCTGCAGACCAGTTCTTAGTCTCGGGCCTCGTACGTTCCTGCTGCCAGTTCCTAGAAGCTCAGATGGGTGTGGAGAACTGCATAGGCATCTGTAAACTGGCTGACACTTACTGGTGCCCGGACCTGCTGCAGAAAGCCCGCCTGTTCGTCCTTCATCACTTTGAAGAGGTCGCACGTGTGTCAGAAGAGTTCCTGGAGGTGCCGCTGACCCAGCTGTGTGACATCATTGAGAAGGACGACCTCAATGTCAAACAGGAAGAGGTGGTGTTTGAGGCCGTCCTGCGCTGGGTCGCACATGCGCCTCAGGAAAGGGAGGAATACATTGCTGTCTTGTTGTCAAAG GTGAGAATGGCACTGATGACAGCAGAGTACTTCATGAACAACGTCAAGGGCAATGCTTTAGTGAAAGACAGTGAGGACTGCAAGCCGATCATCATCAATGCGCTGAAGGCCATGTACGACCTGAACATGAATGGAGCGTCTAACTCTGACTTCAGAAACCCTCTGTCCCGCCCACGCCTGCCCTACACCATCTTATTAGCTATAGGCggttggagtggtggtggtcCCACCAATAGCATCGAGGCTTATGATGCGAGGGCAGAGTGTTGGAGTAATGTGACACTGGAGGAAGAGAGTCCACGAGCCTATCACGGAGCAGCATACCTGAATGGATTTGTGTACATTGTGGGAGGATTTGACAGTGTTGATTACTTCAGCAGCGTAAGAAAGCTTGACCCTGTGGCCAGGACTTGGCATGAG GTCGGATCAATGCATGTTCCACGTTGCTACGTTAGCGTAGCTGTGCTAAACGACTGCATCTATGCCATGGGCGGCTTTGATGGCCACATACGCCTCAACACGGCAGAGTGCTACGAACCTGCAACAAAGCAATGGAGCATGATCAGACCCATGCATGAACGGCGCAGTGATGCTAGTGCTACCACACTGCATGGCAAG GTCTACATCTGTGGAGGGTTTAATGGACATGAGTGTTTGTTGACGGCGGAGGTCTACAACCCTGAGATGAATCAGTGGAGTCTCATCGCTCCCATGAGGAGCAGACGCAGTGGAGTGGGAGTGATTACCTATGGCCAGCAGGTCTACGCT gtgggggggtttgATGGGGCCAATCGCTTGCGGAGTGTGGAGGCCTAtaaccccatgaccaacacctggaGAGTCATGCCCGCAATGATCAACACACGCAGCAActtcggcattgag gTGGTCGAAGACCTCCTGTTTGTGGTCGGTGGATACAACGGCTTCACCACCACCTTTAACGTGGAGTGCTACGATGAGAAAACGCAAGAATG GAATGAGGTCCACGACATGGGTGTCTTCCGGAGTGCGCTGAGCTGTTGCGTGGTGTCGGGCCTGCCCAACGTGGTACAGTACGCCGCTCCCCGGGACCTGCCCGAGGACGTCCCACAGAGCCTGATGTCATCCACCTCCGACACCACCTTATCTACCTGA
- the rhpn2 gene encoding rhophilin-2 isoform X1 codes for MTDAIIPNGCKSNGVVENDYFKKGCNPLAQTGRSKLQNQRATLNHQIIKEMRLRAGAENLLKATSNNKVRDMVLLELSYVNSNLQLLMEQLEGLNSSVEVYQNLQGSVSIPLIPLGLKETKDVDFSVPFKDFILEHYSEDGANFQEAIDDLMDLRRACRTPSRNEAGVELLASYVAQLSLVESRFFTPTRQMGIFFTWYDSFTGVPVCQQNISLEKASLLFNVAALYTQIGTRSNRQTLAGLEEAIVAFQKSAGVLHQLKETFTHTPSYDMSPAMLSMLIKMMLAQVQECLFEKIALPGIRNEFFMLLRMAQESAKVGEVYDQVYQSMIQTPIKDNVPFFWSTMAQVKTHHYCSLAHYFVSTALLDHRLNTTDDEDKQEKALSQLYDAMPDGRSPLDILRNKDERRRIGKAHLRRAIMCQEEALRIQGLCRHLRDINVLKDILEASHKRSLAKFSHNDSEGEFTDYMEAPDIVAKTEQKAEPELSASTKVKVKDFFHRLGPLSVFSAKQRWTAPRTIRLKVEERDLGFTLKGDAPVQIQSLDPLCYAASDGLKEGDLLVAVGDTDCKWMGVSDVMRLLKDVDEEGIDIKVVSMIDSSSQPMPAKSATYSGGLPKTYSMICLAFDDDKNTKARKVTKKTSFLSWGLKNRHKSASTQSLPTGDYSGATPMHKQGPTLPNSLNESGLY; via the exons TGTTGAAAATGACTACTTCAAAAAG ggttGTAACCCCTTGGCTCAGACTGGGCGCAGCAAGCTCCAGAATCAGAGGGCCACCCTGAACCATCAGATCATCAAGGAGATGCGTCTGAGAGCGGGGGCGGAGAATCTCCTGAA GGCCACATCGAATAATAAAGTTCGTGACATGGTTCTCCTGGAGTTGAGTTATGTGAACTCAAACCTGCAGCTTCTCATGGAGCAGTTGGAGGGTCTGAACAGCTCAGTGGAGGTTTATCAGAATTTACA AGGCTCTGTCAGCATCCCCCTCATCCCTCTGGGTCTGAAGGAGACTAAAGATGTCGACTTCTCCGTTCCTTTCAAG GACTTCATTCTAGAGCATTACAGCGAGGATGGTGCTAACTTTCAGGAAGCCATCGATGACCTCATGGACCTCAGACGG GCATGCCGCACCCCGAGTCGTAACGAGGCTGGCGTGGAGCTGCTAGCAAGCTACGTGGCCCAGCTCTCCCTCGTAGAGAGTCGATTCTTCACACCCACCCGCCAGATGGGCATTTTCTTCACATG GTACGACTCTTTCACGGGAGTGCCGGTGTGTCAGCAGAACATCTCACTAGAGAAAGCCAGCCTCCTCTTCAACGTCGCCGCTCTCTACACCCAGATTGGCACACGCAGTAACAGGCAGACACTCGCCGGCCTCGAGGAAGCCATCGTAGCCTTCCAGAAGTCAGCTG GCGTTCTCCATCAGCTGAAGGAGACGTTCACACACACCCCGAGCTACGACATGAGTCCGGCCATGTTGAGCATGCTGATCAAGATGATGCTGGCACAGGTGCAGGAATGCCTGTTTGAGAAGATCGCTCTGCCCGGCATCCGCAATGAGTTCTTCATGCTACTCCGAATGGCACAGGAATCCGCCAAG GTGGGAGAAGTATATGATCAGGTCTATCAGTCGATGATCCAGACGCCCATTAAAGACAACGTACCCTTCTTCTGGTCCACAATGGCCCAAGTGAAGACGCACCACTACTGCTCTCTAGCGCATTACTTTGTCTCCACCGCGCTGTTGGACCACCGGC taaacACCACTGATGATGAAGATAAGCAGGAGAAAGCTCTGTCTCAGCTGTACGATGCGATGCCAGATGGACGCTCACCTCTCGACATCCTGCGGAATAAAGACGAGAGACGGCGTATAG GTAAGGCGCACCTGAGGCGTGCGATAATGTGCCAGGAGGAGGCACTGCGCATCCAGGGCCTGTGCCGTCACCTCCGTGACATCAACGTTCTTAAGGACATCCTGGAGGCCAGCCACAAACGCTCGCTGGCCAAGTTCAGTCACAACGACAGCGAAGGCGAATTCACCGACTACATGGAGGCGCCGGACATCGTGG CTAAAACGGAGCAGAAAGCAGAACCAGAACTCTCTGCCTCCACTAAGGTGAAAGTCAAAGACTTCTTCCACCGACTG GGCCCACTCTCCGTGTTCTCAGCGAAGCAGAGATGGACCGCACCACGCACCATCCGGCTGAAGGTGGAGGAGCGAGATCTGGGCTTCACCCTGAAGGGTGACGCGCCTGTCCAGATCCAGTCACTGGATCCACTTTGTTACGCAgct TCAGATGGCTTGAAAGAGGGTGATCTCCTGGTTGCCGTGGGCGATACAGACTGCAAGTGGATGGGCGTTAGTGATGTCATGAGACTGCTGAAGGACGTGGATGAGGAAGGCATTGACATTAAAGTCGTCAGCATGATTGACAGCAGCAGCCAGCCAATG CCGGCGAAAAGTGCCACGTATTCCGGTGGCCTGCCCAAGACCTACTCCATGATCTGCCTCGCGTTCGACGACGACAAGAACACGAAGGCGCGCAAGGTGACCAAGAAGACGTCGTTCCTCAGCTGGGGCCTGAAGAACCGGCACAAGAGCGCCAGCACCCAGAGTCTCCCCACAGGAGACTACAGTGGGGCCACGCCCATGCACAAACAGGGCCCCACCCTCCCCAACTCCCTCAACGAGAGCGGCCTCTACTGA
- the rhpn2 gene encoding rhophilin-2 isoform X2, with protein MTDAIIPNGCKSNGVVENDYFKKGCNPLAQTGRSKLQNQRATLNHQIIKEMRLRAGAENLLKATSNNKVRDMVLLELSYVNSNLQLLMEQLEGLNSSVEVYQNLQGSVSIPLIPLGLKETKDVDFSVPFKDFILEHYSEDGANFQEAIDDLMDLRRACRTPSRNEAGVELLASYVAQLSLVESRFFTPTRQMGIFFTWYDSFTGVPVCQQNISLEKASLLFNVAALYTQIGTRSNRQTLAGLEEAIVAFQKSAGVLHQLKETFTHTPSYDMSPAMLSMLIKMMLAQVQECLFEKIALPGIRNEFFMLLRMAQESAKVGEVYDQVYQSMIQTPIKDNVPFFWSTMAQVKTHHYCSLAHYFVSTALLDHRLNTTDDEDKQEKALSQLYDAMPDGRSPLDILRNKDERRRIGKAHLRRAIMCQEEALRIQGLCRHLRDINVLKDILEASHKRSLAKFSHNDSEGEFTDYMEAPDIVAKTEQKAEPELSASTKGPLSVFSAKQRWTAPRTIRLKVEERDLGFTLKGDAPVQIQSLDPLCYAASDGLKEGDLLVAVGDTDCKWMGVSDVMRLLKDVDEEGIDIKVVSMIDSSSQPMPAKSATYSGGLPKTYSMICLAFDDDKNTKARKVTKKTSFLSWGLKNRHKSASTQSLPTGDYSGATPMHKQGPTLPNSLNESGLY; from the exons TGTTGAAAATGACTACTTCAAAAAG ggttGTAACCCCTTGGCTCAGACTGGGCGCAGCAAGCTCCAGAATCAGAGGGCCACCCTGAACCATCAGATCATCAAGGAGATGCGTCTGAGAGCGGGGGCGGAGAATCTCCTGAA GGCCACATCGAATAATAAAGTTCGTGACATGGTTCTCCTGGAGTTGAGTTATGTGAACTCAAACCTGCAGCTTCTCATGGAGCAGTTGGAGGGTCTGAACAGCTCAGTGGAGGTTTATCAGAATTTACA AGGCTCTGTCAGCATCCCCCTCATCCCTCTGGGTCTGAAGGAGACTAAAGATGTCGACTTCTCCGTTCCTTTCAAG GACTTCATTCTAGAGCATTACAGCGAGGATGGTGCTAACTTTCAGGAAGCCATCGATGACCTCATGGACCTCAGACGG GCATGCCGCACCCCGAGTCGTAACGAGGCTGGCGTGGAGCTGCTAGCAAGCTACGTGGCCCAGCTCTCCCTCGTAGAGAGTCGATTCTTCACACCCACCCGCCAGATGGGCATTTTCTTCACATG GTACGACTCTTTCACGGGAGTGCCGGTGTGTCAGCAGAACATCTCACTAGAGAAAGCCAGCCTCCTCTTCAACGTCGCCGCTCTCTACACCCAGATTGGCACACGCAGTAACAGGCAGACACTCGCCGGCCTCGAGGAAGCCATCGTAGCCTTCCAGAAGTCAGCTG GCGTTCTCCATCAGCTGAAGGAGACGTTCACACACACCCCGAGCTACGACATGAGTCCGGCCATGTTGAGCATGCTGATCAAGATGATGCTGGCACAGGTGCAGGAATGCCTGTTTGAGAAGATCGCTCTGCCCGGCATCCGCAATGAGTTCTTCATGCTACTCCGAATGGCACAGGAATCCGCCAAG GTGGGAGAAGTATATGATCAGGTCTATCAGTCGATGATCCAGACGCCCATTAAAGACAACGTACCCTTCTTCTGGTCCACAATGGCCCAAGTGAAGACGCACCACTACTGCTCTCTAGCGCATTACTTTGTCTCCACCGCGCTGTTGGACCACCGGC taaacACCACTGATGATGAAGATAAGCAGGAGAAAGCTCTGTCTCAGCTGTACGATGCGATGCCAGATGGACGCTCACCTCTCGACATCCTGCGGAATAAAGACGAGAGACGGCGTATAG GTAAGGCGCACCTGAGGCGTGCGATAATGTGCCAGGAGGAGGCACTGCGCATCCAGGGCCTGTGCCGTCACCTCCGTGACATCAACGTTCTTAAGGACATCCTGGAGGCCAGCCACAAACGCTCGCTGGCCAAGTTCAGTCACAACGACAGCGAAGGCGAATTCACCGACTACATGGAGGCGCCGGACATCGTGG CTAAAACGGAGCAGAAAGCAGAACCAGAACTCTCTGCCTCCACTAAG GGCCCACTCTCCGTGTTCTCAGCGAAGCAGAGATGGACCGCACCACGCACCATCCGGCTGAAGGTGGAGGAGCGAGATCTGGGCTTCACCCTGAAGGGTGACGCGCCTGTCCAGATCCAGTCACTGGATCCACTTTGTTACGCAgct TCAGATGGCTTGAAAGAGGGTGATCTCCTGGTTGCCGTGGGCGATACAGACTGCAAGTGGATGGGCGTTAGTGATGTCATGAGACTGCTGAAGGACGTGGATGAGGAAGGCATTGACATTAAAGTCGTCAGCATGATTGACAGCAGCAGCCAGCCAATG CCGGCGAAAAGTGCCACGTATTCCGGTGGCCTGCCCAAGACCTACTCCATGATCTGCCTCGCGTTCGACGACGACAAGAACACGAAGGCGCGCAAGGTGACCAAGAAGACGTCGTTCCTCAGCTGGGGCCTGAAGAACCGGCACAAGAGCGCCAGCACCCAGAGTCTCCCCACAGGAGACTACAGTGGGGCCACGCCCATGCACAAACAGGGCCCCACCCTCCCCAACTCCCTCAACGAGAGCGGCCTCTACTGA